One Vitis riparia cultivar Riparia Gloire de Montpellier isolate 1030 chromosome 4, EGFV_Vit.rip_1.0, whole genome shotgun sequence genomic window carries:
- the LOC117913393 gene encoding F-box protein At5g49610-like: MESDDICMDVLSRLPTKTLLGLKCVCKRWCRIISDRSFIQDLLQRPEPLAGFFFQERYQWCDEDIGTISYIPATMEGTQVQQTIFSFLPEDVVILGSCNGLVCCRSVFPSPDPSIFVCNPSNKQWIRLLETTPDKESSYGLAFNPFQSPIDMPTNFKVVRVSQAQTDMDDDSYFSFEIYSSQAGAWKKSKEICQCNHNLFKNKGIFVGGILHWLTDGDQVLSFNVENELSWLISAPFPTIHLTAIPEMCIGESRGRLHYIMISEDGLQVWALEDYYDSNWSLVHSTTLEVMEEENSQLLYNTRDRVAQRISIDSIPWMDPLAFKDGLLLMRVSTKIILYCMGTRKMEELCNLSKLGRNSIFGPLVIPYSLSLAPLSQT, translated from the coding sequence ATGGAGAGTGATGATATTTGCATGGATGTGCTTTCTCGATTGCCTACCAAGACTTTGCTTGGCTTGAAGTGTGTCTGTAAGAGGTGGTGCCGCATTATCTCTGACCGCTCTTTCATTCAAGATCTGTTACAAAGACCAGAACCACTCGCGGGGTTCTTCTTCCAAGAGAGGTACCAATGGTGTGATGAAGATATCGGCACTATTAGCTATATTCCAGCCACAATGGAAGGTACCCAAGTGCAGCAAACCATCTTTAGTTTCCTCCCTGAGGATGTTGTCATCTTGGGATCATGCAATGGCTTGGTTTGTTGTCGGAGTGTCTTCCCTTCCCCAGATCCCTCCATCTTTGTCTGCAACCCCTCCAACAAGCAATGGATCAGACTGCTAGAAACTACTCCTGACAAAGAAAGCAGTTACGGTTTGGCATTCAATCCATTTCAAAGTCCTATAGACATGCCTACAAATTTCAAAGTGGTCAGGGTTAGTCAAGCCCAAACTGATATGGATGATGATTCATACTTCTCATTTGAAATATACTCTTCACAAGCCGGGGCATGGAAGAAATCGAAGGAGATCTGCCAGTGCAACCACAATTTATTCAAGAACAAAGGCATTTTTGTTGGAGGGATCTTGCATTGGCTGACTGATGGTGACCAAGTCCTTTCATTTAACGTAGAAAATGAGTTATCATGGTTGATTTCAGCACCATTCCCCACTATACACTTAACTGCCATCCCTGAGATGTGCATTGGAGAGTCTAGAGGTCGATTGCATTACATCATGATCTCTGAAGATGGACTTCAAGTATGGGCTCTGGAGGATTATTACGATTCAAATTGGTCACTTGTCCACTCAACAACTCTAGAGGTGATGGAGGAAGAAAACTCACAGTTGCTCTACAATACTCGTGATAGAGTAGCACAAAGGATTAGCATTGATTCAATCCCATGGATGGATCCTTTGGCCTTTAAGGATGGTCTTTTACTGATGAGGGTATCGACAAAGATAATCTTGTACTGCATGGGGACGAGGAAGATGGAGGAACTGTGTAACCTTTCCAAGCTGGGGAGAAACTCCATCTTTGGCCCTTTGGTGATTCCATACTCTTTGAGCTTGGCTCCACTGAGTCAGACATAG
- the LOC117913554 gene encoding 3-hydroxy-3-methylglutaryl coenzyme A reductase 2-A-like: MEVRRRPPMRSVRQSSTTSAGEPPVKHLKPSDALPLPLYLTNGIFFALFFSVAYFLLHRWREKIRTSTPLHVLTLSEIAAIVSMLASVIYLLGFFGVDFVQSLVTRPSGDVWDAEDEPHGAILEEDSRPGPCAAAIDCSPPPKVADVAPVTVFSSEEEEEMIRSVVAGSVPSYLLESKLGDCKRAAAIRREALQRTTGRSLAGLPLDGFDYESILGQCCEMPVGYVQIPVGIAGPLLLDGREYWVPMATTEGCLVASTNRGCKAIFTCGGASSMVLRDRMTRAPVVRFPTASRAADLKLFVEDPINFDTLAVVFNRSSRFARLQGIHCAIAGKNLYMRFGCSTGDAMGMNMVSKGVQNVLDFLQTDFPDMDVIGISGNFCSDKKPAAVNWIEGRGKSVVCEAIIGDEVVRKVLKTSVAALVELNMLKNLTGSAVAGALGGFNAHASNIVSAVYIATGQDPAQNVESSHCITMMEAVNDGKDLHISVTMPSIEVGTVGGGTQLASQSACLNLLGVKGASKESPGSNSRLLATIVAGSVLAGELSLMSAIAAGQLVKSHLKYNRSSRDVSKIAS; this comes from the exons ATGGAAGTTCGCCGGCGACCTCCGATGAGGTCAGTCCGGCAATCATCAACGACCTCGGCAGGCGAACCTCCAGTGAAGCATCTTAAACCCTCGGATGCACTGCCACTGCCTCTCTACCTTACAAATGGGATATTCTTCGCCTTGTTTTTCTCCGTGGCCTACTTCCTCCTCCAccgttggagggagaagatcCGTACGTCAACTCCTCTGCATGTTCTCACCCTCTCTGAAATCGCTGCCATCGTTTCCATGCTGGCGTCTGTTATCTATCTGTTGGGTTTCTTTGGCGTGGACTTCGTCCAATCTTTGGTCACCCGGCCTTCGGGTGATGTTTGGGACGCGGAAGACGAGCCCCACGGCGCCATCCTCGAGGAAGACAGTCGACCCGGGCCTTGCGCGGCAGCCATTGATTGTTCTCCGCCTCCGAAGGTGGCGGATGTTGCTCCTGTGACGGTTTTTTCGTCAGAGGAGGAAGAGGAGATGATCAGATCGGTGGTGGCGGGGTCTGTTCCATCCTACTTGCTGGAGTCAAAACTGGGTGATTGTAAGAGAGCGGCAGCGATCAGAAGGGAGGCCTTGCAGAGGACCACAGGGAGGTCTCTGGCGGGGCTGCCCTTGGATGGGTTCGACTACGAGTCGATACTGGGGCAGTGTTGCGAGATGCCGGTTGGGTACGTGCAGATTCCGGTGGGGATAGCGGGGCCGCTGCTGCTGGACGGAAGGGAGTACTGGGTGCCAATGGCGACGACGGAAGGGTGTCTGGTGGCAAGTACCAACAGGGGGTGTAAGGCCATTTTCACTTGTGGAGGAGCCAGTTCCATGGTGTTGAGGGACCGCATGACCAGGGCTCCCGTTGTCAGGTTTCCCACCGCCAGCAGGGCAGCCGACTTGAAGCTCTTTGTCGAGGACCCTATCAATTTCGACACTCTGGCCGTTGTTTTCAACAG GTCAAGCAGATTTGCAAGGCTGCAAGGCATCCATTGCGCCATTGCAGGGAAGAATCTGTACATGAGGTTTGGCTGCAGCACTGGTGATGCAATGGGTATGAACATGGTCTCCAAAGGAGTCCAAAACGTCCTGGATTTCCTTCAAACCGATTTCCCTGACATGGATGTCATCGGCATCTCCG GAAACTTCTGTTCAGACAAGAAGCCAGCTGCAGTGAACTGGATTGAAGGGCGTGGGAAGTCGGTTGTATGCGAGGCAATAATTGGGGATGAGGTTGTGAGGAAGGTGTTGAAGACCAGTGTGGCTGCTCTGGTGGAGCTTAACATGCTCAAGAACCTTACAGGGTCAGCAGTGGCTGGCGCCCTTGGGGGCTTCAATGCCCATGCCAGCAATATTGTCTCTGCAGTTTATATAGCAACTGGCCAGGATCCTGCTCAGAATGTAGAGAGCTCCCACTGCATCACAATGATGGAAGCTGTGAATGATGGGAAGGACCTTCATATCTCAGTCACCATGCCTTCCATTGAG GTGGGTACGGTGGGAGGTGGCACCCAACTGGCATCTCAGTCAGCTTGCCTGAACCTACTAGGTGTAAAGGGTGCAAGCAAAGAGTCTCCAGGGTCAAACTCAAGGCTCTTGGCCACCATTGTAGCTGGTTCTGTTCTTGCTGGAGAACTCTCCCTCATGTCCGCCATTGCAGCCGGCCAGCTTGTCAAGAGCCACTTGAAATATAACAGATCCAGCAGAGATGTCTCTAAAATTGCTTCCTAA